ACCCGGCAGCGGCCCCTGGCCCGGTGTGGTGGTGATCCACGACGCCGTCGGCTACGGCCCGGACAAGCAGTCGATCAACGACCGCATCGCGCAGGCAGGCTATGTGGCGCTGACTCCGAACCTGTACGCCCGGGGCGGCCGCATCCGCTGTATCACCCGGGTCATGCGTGAGCTGATGACGCAACGCGGCCGCGCCCTCGACGACATCCTTGCTGCCCGCGATCACTTGCAAGCCCGGCCGGACGGTACCGGGAAGGTCGGGATCGCCGGCTTCTGCATGGGCGGCCAGTTTGCCCTTGTCATGTCGCCCAAAGGTTTTGGCGCTTCCGCTCCGTTCTACGGCACTCCTCTGCCACGCCACCTGAGCGACACGCTGCAGGGGGCATGCCCGATCGTGGCGAGCTTCGGTGCGCGTGACCCGCTGGGCAGGGGCGCACCCGAGAAGTTGCGCGAAGTGGTTGCGGCCAAACAGATCACCAATGACATCAAAGCCTACCCGGGCGCCGGACACAGCTTCGCGAACACCCTTCCCGCCCAGCCACTGCTCCGGATTGCGGGTTTCGGCTATGACCACGCCGCTACCGAAGACGCCTGGAGTCGTGTCTTCTCGTTCTTCGGTGAGCACCTGCGCTAGTACTTCGGTAGTCCTAGGGCCGCAATTTGTCTGACACGACACCCGCGAAGGTGTGCGTGTCGCCGGGCCAGCGCGCCGAGACGTAGTTGCCGTCGTCGACGACGAATGCCGGTCGCGAGTCGGTCGCCGTGTCGCGCGCCATCCCGGACGATTTGAGTCGCCAGTGCGGCGTGCCGCGCTCGACGTCGCGAAAATCCGACGGGTCTGCAAGCGCGCGGGTGACTTCCGACTGCACCGACATGTAGCCGCCCGGCTGACCGGGCTGCTCGGAGTAGGTCCGGTAGTAGTCGGGATCCCAGAATCGGGTGATCCGCGTGAGCCGCCAGGCCAGTCGCTCCATGGCCCAGGTGAGCGCCGTGGTCTTGCGACCGTAGAGCACCGAGCGGCCCGTGCCGGGGTCGATGCTGCGCGCGGCCAGCAGCACACCGTGACAGATCGCGGCCACGATCATGTCGCGGCCGAAGGCTTCGACGACCAGGCGCTGCAAGATGTCGCTGTCGATGTAGCTGCGCATTCCGCGGGCGCGGTGACCGCCGGGCAGCAGCAACGCGTCGATGCCGTCGAGCGTGGCTCGCCGCCAGCTCACGGGGTGCCGGTACTCCTGCGAGCGCACCATGGCGGCATAGGCGTCGCGACCCCTCGTGTTGGCGCGCAACACCAGGCCGACGAGCGGGAAGGACCCCAATACCGGTAACGCGGACCAGATATCCAGACCTCGACCGGTCACCATGATGTCGTCGGCCACACCGGACGTTCCGCTTTCGGTCGCGAAGACCACCCGGTGACCGTTGTCGGTCAGGACCCGCCAGCTGACCGCGACCTCGGTCGGGTCGAAGTCACGGTCCGGAATCGGAACCAGCACCGTGGCCATCGCGCGTTCTAGCCTTGGGCCACTCGGAGTTCGAGGCCGATGTTGTTTTCCATGCCGCCGCGCAGCTTGCTGAAAAAGTTGAAGACCGCGCCGACAATGCCGTAACGCCTGCCGATCGCGTCGTACACAGTGCCCGTGTCCGATTTGTCGAGCAGGGCCGCGGTGCCCGCGACAGCCTCGCTCGTCGGACGACCGCGCATCGTGCAGGTGGCCATCGTGACGCGGGGTGTATTGCGAATCCGCTTGACCTTCCACGAGTTTCCCTGCGTGATCACCAGCAGCCGGTCGCCGCATTCCTGGTCCGGGGCAGTCCAGATCGGCGTCGGCTTGGGTCGGCCGTCCTTGGTGAAGGTGGTCAGCAGGATGTATTGCGCCTTGGCGAGATCGGCGAAGGTGGGCGTCACGGTCTCAACCTACTCGTGAACGTTGACATTCACAGCACTCGGCTGCGATGGTGTTAAATGAAAATAATGTTTTCGTTTAAGCATCGGAGCGGGGAAACGCGTGGGCGATCCGAAGAACCCGATGGCGTGGCTACCGTTCTCGATCGCCGAGGCAGCGCTGGCGGGATCTGACGACGGCGCAGACCTCTCCCAGGCGTGGTCGTATTTGCAAGGACGACTGCACAACGCAGCGCAGCTCGTCCAATCGGACCCGGCCAACCGAAATCGCGTCGATCTCGCCGCGGGCATGCGGCATCTGTTGGTGCTGCTCACCGCCGGGATCGATGAGGTGCTGCGATTCGACACCGATCCGGTCCTGAGTGTTCAAGCCACCAGCACCGACGACCTGGTGACGTGGGGAATGGAATGTCCAGACTGCATCTACACCCGTGCCGTGCTGCGCGGCGGGGAAAGTTACCGGCTGTTCGGTAATCGAGGCACCGCACGCTATGTCGGGCTGCAGACGATGAACGGCATCGCCGCAACGGCTAACGAGCTCGTCGACGAGCTCGAGATGGATGCCGACGGGAACTTCGAGGTGCTGCTGTCGGCATCCGAGCAGACGGGGCGAGCCGGTAATTGGATGCGGCTCGAAGGCGAAAACCCGACGCTGACGGTCCGGCACTTCTTCTACGACTGGGACAACGAAGTGCCATCGTCGCTGCGCATTGAGCGCCTCGGCGATGCGACTAGCACCGAAGTCCGTCCGATCGATCCGGCCGTGGCAATATCGCGGCAGTTGGTCGCCCTTGGCGACTTTGTCCAGGGCAACCTGGAGTTCTTTCTCCAATTCGGTGCCGCGGCGCCGACGAATGGATTCCTGCCGCCGATCGACCGCTCCGATATCGGTGCGGCCGCCGAGAACCGGCCGGTGATCGGTCGGTGGGAGCTGGGCCCGGGCGAGGCACTCATCGTGGAAATGGAACCGCCCGAAGGGATTTACTGGAGCTTCTCCCTCGGCAACCCATGGTGGGAGACGATTCATTACGGGCGCCACCAGTCCAGCCTCAATGCCCGGCAAGCGGTGGTGGATTCCGACGGCCTGGTGCGGGTGGTGCTGTGTCCCGAGGACCCGGGTGTCGCGAATTGGCTTGACACCGCGGGCTACAGCAATGGACCCATCATCCTGCGCTGTGTGCGAACGAAGACGGCGCCGACGCCGTCGACGCGGGTTGTGCCGTTCGACAAGATCCATGCTCACTTGCCATCGGACACCGCGACGGTCACCGCGCAGCAGCGGGCGTCCGTCATTGCGGCGCGCCGCAAGGCCGTGCGCGAGAGGTTCGCCTGATGACATTTGACGCCGATGAGTTGCAGAGCGGCGCTTGCGCTGCAACAGGTCTCGATGATTTCGGGTCCTCGTACTACCGCGAGGGACTCGATCGCATCGTCGACACGCTGAACACCGAGGCCGACCTCAACGAAATCGGCCAGGTCATCCAGCACGCGACCATCAGCAACGCGCTGATCCAGCGCCTCAAGATCGAGGACGCGTACCGACAGCATCCCGAGATCGACGATGAGGTGGTCGGCGGCCCTGTCTTTGTGATCGGGCTACCCCGCACCGGGACCACTGCATTGAGCCAACTGGTAGCCGCCGATCCGCAGTTCCGGTCGCTGCGGATGTGGGAATCCCAAGCCCCCACACCGCCGCCGGAGGCCGCCACCCAGCACACCGATCCGCGGATCGCGCAGGCCGAGGCCGGCCTGAAGATGCTCGACGACATGTTCCCGTTGATGAAAACGATGCACAACTCCGAGGCCACTGCCGCGACCGAATGCCAGGACCTGATGGGGATGAGCTTCCGTACCTTTCACTTTGACGGCGCGGTGCGTGCTCCCGGCTATCTGGCGTGGCTGCTGGACTGCGACATGCGCGAGACGTACAGCTTTCACCGCAAGGTGCTCAAACTGCTGC
The DNA window shown above is from Mycobacterium sp. Aquia_216 and carries:
- a CDS encoding DUF1214 domain-containing protein, with protein sequence MAWLPFSIAEAALAGSDDGADLSQAWSYLQGRLHNAAQLVQSDPANRNRVDLAAGMRHLLVLLTAGIDEVLRFDTDPVLSVQATSTDDLVTWGMECPDCIYTRAVLRGGESYRLFGNRGTARYVGLQTMNGIAATANELVDELEMDADGNFEVLLSASEQTGRAGNWMRLEGENPTLTVRHFFYDWDNEVPSSLRIERLGDATSTEVRPIDPAVAISRQLVALGDFVQGNLEFFLQFGAAAPTNGFLPPIDRSDIGAAAENRPVIGRWELGPGEALIVEMEPPEGIYWSFSLGNPWWETIHYGRHQSSLNARQAVVDSDGLVRVVLCPEDPGVANWLDTAGYSNGPIILRCVRTKTAPTPSTRVVPFDKIHAHLPSDTATVTAQQRASVIAARRKAVRERFA
- a CDS encoding type 1 glutamine amidotransferase domain-containing protein; its protein translation is MATVLVPIPDRDFDPTEVAVSWRVLTDNGHRVVFATESGTSGVADDIMVTGRGLDIWSALPVLGSFPLVGLVLRANTRGRDAYAAMVRSQEYRHPVSWRRATLDGIDALLLPGGHRARGMRSYIDSDILQRLVVEAFGRDMIVAAICHGVLLAARSIDPGTGRSVLYGRKTTALTWAMERLAWRLTRITRFWDPDYYRTYSEQPGQPGGYMSVQSEVTRALADPSDFRDVERGTPHWRLKSSGMARDTATDSRPAFVVDDGNYVSARWPGDTHTFAGVVSDKLRP
- a CDS encoding PPOX class F420-dependent oxidoreductase, with product MTPTFADLAKAQYILLTTFTKDGRPKPTPIWTAPDQECGDRLLVITQGNSWKVKRIRNTPRVTMATCTMRGRPTSEAVAGTAALLDKSDTGTVYDAIGRRYGIVGAVFNFFSKLRGGMENNIGLELRVAQG
- a CDS encoding dienelactone hydrolase family protein, producing the protein MTTIEIDTPDGPIDALLSVPPGSGPWPGVVVIHDAVGYGPDKQSINDRIAQAGYVALTPNLYARGGRIRCITRVMRELMTQRGRALDDILAARDHLQARPDGTGKVGIAGFCMGGQFALVMSPKGFGASAPFYGTPLPRHLSDTLQGACPIVASFGARDPLGRGAPEKLREVVAAKQITNDIKAYPGAGHSFANTLPAQPLLRIAGFGYDHAATEDAWSRVFSFFGEHLR
- a CDS encoding sulfotransferase family protein codes for the protein MTFDADELQSGACAATGLDDFGSSYYREGLDRIVDTLNTEADLNEIGQVIQHATISNALIQRLKIEDAYRQHPEIDDEVVGGPVFVIGLPRTGTTALSQLVAADPQFRSLRMWESQAPTPPPEAATQHTDPRIAQAEAGLKMLDDMFPLMKTMHNSEATAATECQDLMGMSFRTFHFDGAVRAPGYLAWLLDCDMRETYSFHRKVLKLLQWHCPPVLWHLKTPVHMFALDALVEAYPNARFLWSHRDPARVMGSVCSLIRYVRSWSSDHDDPKELGAEQVGSWVEAVRRAMDFRARMGDDRFADVSFADLQTDPVRTLQTGYERLGLSFTEATSYSVRQWAEGHRPGSRGIHDYDLAEYGLTSEGVRERFVDYLTAYDATG